The proteins below come from a single Balaenoptera musculus isolate JJ_BM4_2016_0621 chromosome 1, mBalMus1.pri.v3, whole genome shotgun sequence genomic window:
- the CAMK2N1 gene encoding calcium/calmodulin-dependent protein kinase II inhibitor 1 — protein sequence MSEVLPYGDEKLSPYGDGGDVGQIFSCRLQDTNNFFGAGQNKRPPKLGQIGRSKRVVIEDDRIDDVLKNMTDKAPPGV from the exons ATGTCGGAGGTGCTGCCCTACGGCGACGAGAAGCTGAGCCCCTACGGCGACGGCGGCGACGTGGGCCAGATCTTCTCCTGCCGCCTGCAGGACACCAACAACTTCTTCGGTGCCGGGCAGAACAAGCGGCCGCCCAAGCTGGGCCAGATCGGCCGGAGCAAGCGGG TTGTTATTGAAGATGATAGGATTGATGACGTGCTGAAAAATATGACAGACAAGGCACCTCCTGGTGTCTAA